The following proteins are co-located in the Sulfurospirillum deleyianum DSM 6946 genome:
- a CDS encoding radical SAM protein — translation MSSLIFGPITSRRFGQSLGIDLSPDRKQCNFDCLYCELKGAKTVDTATNSPSVQEIMDALKIALQKHHTIDVITLTANGEPTLYPYLGELIDAIIPIKKEHKLLILSNGSTIDKPAIQTMLSKLDIVKLSLDCVHPKCFKKLDRPHKGIYIETIIEGMKAFRKIYHGELVIEILVVQGLNDTTEAFEALHKVLQEIQPDRIDVGTIDRPPAYDVKGVSMERLIELAGLLKDLHVTIAYKKNYIAEKRHFSPEEIIALLKRRPQSFEDIALCFDEQSLQNLQDLVAQNVLHVKNIAGVDFYKVV, via the coding sequence ATGAGCTCTCTTATCTTTGGACCCATTACTTCTAGGCGTTTTGGACAATCGTTGGGTATTGATTTAAGCCCTGATAGGAAACAGTGCAATTTTGATTGTCTTTACTGTGAACTTAAAGGGGCAAAAACAGTCGATACTGCCACCAATAGCCCTTCTGTTCAAGAGATTATGGATGCGCTAAAGATTGCTTTGCAAAAACACCATACGATTGATGTCATTACATTAACTGCCAATGGTGAACCAACCTTATATCCCTATTTGGGTGAATTAATTGATGCAATCATTCCGATTAAAAAAGAGCATAAACTGCTCATTCTCTCCAATGGCTCAACGATTGATAAACCTGCCATTCAAACTATGCTATCAAAACTCGATATCGTCAAACTCTCTTTGGATTGTGTACATCCAAAATGTTTTAAAAAACTCGATCGTCCTCATAAAGGGATTTACATTGAGACTATTATTGAGGGAATGAAGGCTTTTCGAAAAATCTATCACGGTGAATTGGTGATTGAAATTTTGGTTGTTCAAGGCTTAAACGATACAACTGAGGCATTCGAAGCGCTCCACAAAGTTCTCCAAGAAATTCAGCCTGATCGCATTGATGTAGGAACGATTGACCGTCCTCCTGCGTATGACGTCAAAGGTGTCAGTATGGAGCGGTTGATTGAATTAGCAGGGCTATTAAAAGATTTACATGTAACGATTGCTTATAAAAAAAATTATATTGCCGAAAAACGTCATTTTTCTCCCGAAGAGATTATAGCCCTTCTCAAACGTAGACCGCAAAGCTTTGAAGATATCGCCCTTTGTTTTGATGAACAAAGTCTTCAAAACCTTCAAGACTTAGTTGCTCAGAATGTTTTACATGTAAAGAATATCGCAGGGGTAGATTTTTATAAAGTCGTATAG
- the hemE gene encoding uroporphyrinogen decarboxylase, with translation MIFVDACLGKKTPYTPVWMMRQAGRYLPEYMEVRAQAGDFLSLCKDPQKACEVTLQPVDILGVDAAILFSDILVVPLEMGMELQFLKGEGPVFSHPIKNQADLDALDVQKAINGLEYVYETIRLIRGKLAADKALIGFCGAPWTLATYMIEGQGTKTYALVKKLIYTNPSFMHALLSKVTEVLKGYMERQIQSGADVVMIFDSWAAALEESAYFEFSWAYMKEISAYLKGKYPHVPVILFPKGISGYLDKIDGEFDVFGVDWSTPMELAKEKLGHKYVLQGNMEPTRLYSKEAIDAGISHIVSVMKNERHVFNLGHGILPDIPVENAKYFIQQVQSRTKL, from the coding sequence ATGATTTTTGTTGATGCGTGTTTGGGTAAAAAAACACCCTATACTCCTGTTTGGATGATGCGACAAGCGGGACGTTATTTGCCAGAATATATGGAAGTAAGGGCACAAGCGGGTGATTTTCTCTCTTTGTGCAAAGACCCACAAAAAGCGTGTGAAGTGACCCTTCAACCTGTAGATATTTTAGGGGTTGATGCAGCTATTTTATTTAGTGATATTTTGGTTGTGCCTTTAGAAATGGGAATGGAACTTCAGTTTTTAAAAGGCGAAGGTCCTGTTTTTTCACATCCGATTAAAAATCAAGCTGACCTTGATGCGCTCGATGTTCAAAAAGCAATCAATGGTTTAGAGTATGTGTATGAGACGATTCGCTTAATTCGAGGCAAACTCGCAGCCGATAAAGCACTGATTGGTTTTTGTGGTGCGCCGTGGACACTTGCGACCTATATGATTGAAGGGCAAGGAACGAAGACGTACGCTTTAGTGAAAAAACTCATTTATACCAATCCTTCGTTTATGCATGCTTTACTCAGTAAAGTCACAGAGGTCTTAAAAGGCTATATGGAGCGTCAGATTCAAAGTGGTGCAGACGTCGTGATGATTTTTGACTCATGGGCAGCGGCACTTGAGGAAAGTGCTTACTTTGAATTTAGCTGGGCGTATATGAAAGAGATAAGCGCTTATCTTAAAGGCAAGTATCCCCATGTCCCTGTGATTTTATTTCCTAAAGGCATTAGTGGATATCTTGATAAGATTGATGGTGAGTTTGATGTTTTTGGGGTTGATTGGTCAACGCCAATGGAATTAGCTAAAGAGAAATTAGGGCATAAATATGTCCTTCAAGGCAATATGGAACCAACCCGTCTTTATAGCAAAGAGGCGATTGATGCGGGTATTTCACACATTGTCTCGGTCATGAAAAATGAACGTCATGTCTTCAACTTAGGGCATGGTATTTTGCCTGATATTCCTGTTGAAAACGCCAAATATTTTATTCAGCAGGTTCAATCTCGCACAAAACTCTAA
- a CDS encoding YqhA family protein, with protein sequence MIEKWFEKGLWSSRMVTLLAVIFSILSAFALFLLASADLYHVLTQVYAYFFTGLHPENFHADIVAEIIGAVDLYLIAVVLLIFGFGIYELFISDIDVAKGTGGDKILYVRSLDELKDKIAKVIVMVLVVSFFQRVLHSEYKDALEMLYLSLSILALSLGLYFLHKGGKH encoded by the coding sequence ATGATAGAGAAATGGTTTGAAAAAGGACTTTGGTCCAGTAGAATGGTAACGCTTCTGGCGGTTATTTTTAGTATCCTTTCTGCCTTTGCCCTTTTTCTACTCGCAAGTGCAGATTTGTACCACGTACTGACTCAAGTCTATGCTTATTTTTTTACAGGTCTGCATCCAGAAAATTTTCATGCGGATATTGTTGCAGAAATTATCGGTGCTGTTGATTTGTACTTGATTGCCGTTGTGCTTTTGATTTTTGGTTTTGGTATTTACGAACTCTTTATCTCTGATATTGATGTGGCAAAGGGCACAGGAGGCGACAAGATTTTGTATGTACGCTCCCTTGATGAGCTTAAAGACAAAATTGCCAAAGTCATTGTGATGGTTTTGGTCGTAAGCTTTTTTCAACGTGTTTTACATTCAGAATATAAAGATGCCCTAGAGATGCTCTACCTCTCTTTATCTATTTTAGCACTCTCTTTGGGACTCTATTTTTTACATAAAGGTGGAAAACACTGA